In Lagopus muta isolate bLagMut1 chromosome 6, bLagMut1 primary, whole genome shotgun sequence, one DNA window encodes the following:
- the CDKN1C gene encoding cyclin-dependent kinase inhibitor 1C — protein sequence MSDVHLSGAAAAPERLAALRALPVPGRSAVCRSLFGPVDHEELGRELRSRLREMGEDDQRRWDYNFHTDTPLPGPGRLRWEEVEGGTVPAFYRETLQVGRHRVPLRRAPPAPPSIANIAAAKAPGGGGGAPEPGEPRRAPPTCATAPTERPHDPYHRFLRQEEKAGRAQSGGRAPRGLPAAPRRRAG from the exons ATGTCCGACGTGCACCTTTCGGGTGCGGCGGCGGCTCCGGAGCGCCTGGCGGCCCTGCGAGCGCTGCCCGTGCCCGGCCGCAGCGCGGTCTGCAGGAGCTTATTCGGGCCGGTGGACCACGAGGAGCTGGGCCGGGAGCTGCGGAGCCGCCTGCGGGAGATGGGCGAGGACGACCAGCGCCGCTGGGACTACAACTTCCACACCGACACGCCGCTGCCCGGGCCCGGCCGACTGCgctgggaggaggtggagggCGGCACCGTGCCCGCATTCTACCGGGAGACGCTGCAGGTGGGCCGGCACCGCGTTCCCCTACGCCGTGCACCCCCGGCCCCGCCGTCCATCGCCAATATCGCTGCCGCCAAAGCTCCGGGGGGGGGCGGGGGCGCGCCTGAGCCGGGAGAaccgcgccgcgccccgccgaCGTGCGCTACGGCCCCGACGGAGCGGCCCCACGACCCGTATCACAG ATTTCTTCGCCAGGAGGAAAAGGCCGGCCGAGCCCAAAGCGGCGGCCGAGCGCCCCGCGGgctgcccgcagccccccgccGCCGTGCCGGCTGA